The following proteins are co-located in the Natator depressus isolate rNatDep1 chromosome 4, rNatDep2.hap1, whole genome shotgun sequence genome:
- the LAMTOR3 gene encoding ragulator complex protein LAMTOR3, with the protein MADELKRFLYKKLPSVEGLHAILVSDRDGVPVIKVANDNAPEHALRPGFLSTFALATDQGSKLGLSKNKSIICYYNTYQVVQFNRLPLVVSFIASSNANTGLIVSLEKELAPLFEELRQVVEVS; encoded by the exons ATGGCTGAC GAGCTGAAAAGGTTTCTGTACAAAAAATTACCAAG tGTTGAAGGTCTTCATGCTATTTTAGTGTCAGACAGAGATGGTGTGCCTGTTATCAAAG TTGCCAATGATAATGCTCCAGAGCATGCGCTTAGACCTGGTTTCTTGTCCACCTTTGCACTTGCAACAGACCAGGGCAGCAAACTAGGGCTTTCAAAAAACAAGAGTATCATCTGTTACTACAACACATACCAG gTGGTCCAGTTCAATCGGTTACCGTTGGTAGTAAGTTTCATTGCTAGCAGCAATGCCAACACCG GATTGATCGTCAGCTTAGAGAAGGAGCTTGCTCCCTTGTTTGAAGAGTTGAGGCAGGTTGTAGAGGTTTCTTAA